From one Brevibacterium sp. 'Marine' genomic stretch:
- a CDS encoding APC family permease, whose product MVTAAAAPLVVVSTYIPISFAFGAGITAPITYLAATLILLLFAIGFAQMAKRITAAGAFYNFSTQGLGRPVGLGTGWTIMLAYAMIAPAISGGFGYFTSSMLAKYLSLEIPWWICSIAGLALMFVISYFKVTVTGRVLGIALGLEVLIVFILATAIIISGGTDGQVPQAFNPAGWLTAPAVGIGFFFAFWSWIGFETTAIYGEETTDPKESVPRATYIAVITLGLFYAFAAYSGVVGFGDETQTQAGNLVGEYFFVLADMYTWPIVGVLMDFLVITGFFACSFAFHNNASRYLFSMGRDGILPSRLGRTHPSHKSPYIANGVQAGIAIITVAIFASLGADPLLHLGTWLPIFCTAAVVFVQMTVSIAVIGYFFKIGRRGIGDYWKTLIAPALGAIAQAVVLVLLTIYIPFLAEHDILALNLIPLYVGIIFVGGIIYALYLRAKKPQIYLQIGRVYDDEEEESMAEEPIPGSTATTL is encoded by the coding sequence ATGGTGACAGCAGCGGCGGCGCCGCTTGTCGTCGTATCGACCTACATCCCTATCTCTTTCGCGTTCGGAGCTGGAATCACCGCACCGATCACGTATTTGGCGGCAACGCTCATCCTCCTGCTGTTCGCGATCGGTTTCGCGCAGATGGCCAAACGGATCACAGCAGCGGGTGCATTCTACAATTTCAGCACCCAAGGCTTGGGACGCCCCGTCGGACTCGGGACCGGCTGGACCATCATGCTGGCTTACGCCATGATCGCTCCCGCCATCAGCGGCGGGTTCGGATACTTCACATCATCGATGCTGGCCAAGTATCTTTCACTCGAAATACCCTGGTGGATCTGCAGCATCGCCGGACTGGCACTGATGTTCGTGATCTCGTACTTCAAGGTCACAGTCACCGGCCGTGTTCTCGGAATCGCCCTCGGCCTCGAAGTCCTCATCGTCTTCATACTGGCGACGGCAATCATCATCAGCGGTGGAACAGACGGCCAGGTGCCCCAGGCCTTCAATCCTGCTGGATGGCTGACCGCCCCCGCAGTCGGCATCGGGTTCTTCTTCGCCTTCTGGTCATGGATCGGCTTTGAAACCACGGCAATTTATGGGGAAGAGACCACAGATCCCAAGGAGTCGGTACCCCGGGCGACCTATATCGCCGTCATCACCCTGGGCCTGTTCTATGCTTTCGCGGCCTATTCGGGAGTCGTCGGATTCGGTGATGAAACGCAGACTCAGGCCGGCAATCTCGTCGGCGAGTACTTCTTCGTCCTCGCCGATATGTACACCTGGCCCATTGTCGGAGTGCTCATGGACTTCCTCGTCATCACAGGCTTCTTCGCCTGCTCTTTCGCGTTCCACAACAACGCCTCGCGCTACCTGTTCTCAATGGGACGTGACGGTATCCTTCCGAGCCGTCTCGGACGTACTCACCCAAGCCACAAATCTCCCTATATCGCCAATGGTGTTCAGGCAGGCATCGCGATCATCACAGTGGCAATCTTTGCATCTCTTGGGGCTGACCCCCTGCTGCACCTTGGCACATGGCTGCCGATCTTCTGCACAGCTGCCGTCGTGTTCGTTCAGATGACAGTCTCGATCGCAGTGATCGGCTACTTCTTCAAGATCGGCAGACGAGGCATCGGAGACTACTGGAAGACGCTCATTGCACCGGCTCTCGGCGCAATCGCACAAGCAGTTGTACTCGTTCTCCTGACGATCTATATCCCGTTCCTCGCCGAACACGACATCTTGGCACTCAACCTGATTCCCCTCTATGTCGGAATCATTTTCGTAGGAGGCATCATCTATGCCCTCTATCTCCGAGCGAAGAAGCCTCAGATCTACCTTCAGATCGGCCGAGTCTATGACGATGAGGAAGAGGAATCTATGGCCGAAGAGCCGATTCCAGGTAGCACCGCGACCACGCTCTGA
- a CDS encoding type 1 glutamine amidotransferase — translation MTENDRLRSREASLLVIECDEKCDLDRFSGWLADAAVQVEVFRPHRGQKLPTKLDHDGLIVLGGELSALDDEHHPWLADIRSLQRSAHHDSIPSLGICLGAQLLAQAMGGTVEPGEDGFEIGLISVQLRHDAERDPLFNDVDTSFLAPSFHMDAITRLPPEAQWLADGETYLHQAFRTGTSWGVQFHPEITPSRLRRWNRIAESLGAATKEDLEAIAQRFDDEDSRVELSSNRIAANFISLLRSSAMTIEQAKEAL, via the coding sequence GTGACTGAAAACGATCGGTTGAGAAGCAGGGAGGCCTCTCTGCTCGTCATCGAATGTGACGAGAAATGTGATCTCGACCGATTCTCCGGCTGGCTCGCCGACGCGGCCGTGCAGGTTGAGGTCTTCAGACCTCACCGAGGTCAGAAGCTTCCGACGAAGTTGGATCACGATGGTCTCATCGTTCTCGGCGGCGAGCTCAGTGCCCTGGACGATGAGCACCACCCGTGGCTGGCAGACATCCGTTCGCTGCAGCGAAGCGCTCATCACGACAGTATTCCGAGCTTAGGAATCTGTCTCGGGGCACAACTGCTTGCACAGGCGATGGGAGGCACGGTCGAACCCGGGGAAGACGGTTTTGAGATCGGTCTCATCTCCGTCCAACTTCGTCACGATGCCGAACGGGATCCACTCTTCAATGATGTGGATACGTCTTTCCTCGCTCCGTCCTTTCACATGGACGCCATCACCCGCCTGCCCCCTGAAGCACAGTGGTTGGCCGATGGCGAAACCTATCTGCACCAAGCCTTTCGGACAGGCACGTCATGGGGAGTTCAGTTCCACCCGGAAATCACGCCGAGTCGCCTGCGCAGATGGAATCGGATCGCCGAGTCTCTCGGCGCAGCGACCAAAGAAGATCTGGAAGCGATAGCGCAGAGGTTTGACGATGAGGATTCGCGTGTCGAACTCAGCAGCAACCGCATAGCAGCCAACTTCATCTCCCTGCTGAGAAGCTCAGCAATGACAATCGAGCAGGCGAAGGAGGCTCTGTGA
- a CDS encoding type 1 glutamine amidotransferase translates to MGPPERFAEWFRAAGADVRVLRPHLGEPIPHQVDVDALVVMGGQMNALADDDHPWLEDIRRLYRTCVGSGLPVLGICLGAQLLATAFGGEVEISSDRGPEHGLVEVDWTEHADTDPVISGLASPFTACGSHSDGVSALPADSVLLGKGRTYPHQVFRIGSAVGVQFHPETTPTRFRQWCRLEARNDDENQMLADKIREFEERDSEIAQSTKMLADHFLATVNDTTSH, encoded by the coding sequence ATGGGCCCGCCCGAACGATTTGCCGAATGGTTCCGGGCTGCCGGCGCCGACGTGAGAGTGCTGCGGCCTCATCTCGGCGAACCGATTCCTCACCAGGTCGATGTCGACGCCTTGGTCGTCATGGGCGGGCAGATGAATGCTCTAGCGGACGACGATCATCCTTGGCTCGAAGATATTCGCCGGCTCTATCGGACTTGCGTCGGCTCGGGACTGCCGGTCCTCGGGATCTGTCTCGGCGCACAGCTGCTGGCAACGGCGTTCGGCGGGGAAGTCGAGATTTCGAGTGACCGCGGCCCTGAACATGGCTTGGTCGAAGTCGACTGGACCGAACACGCGGATACAGACCCGGTCATTTCTGGACTCGCGTCACCGTTCACTGCTTGCGGATCTCACTCCGACGGCGTTTCTGCACTTCCCGCAGACTCGGTGCTCCTGGGCAAGGGCCGAACCTATCCCCATCAAGTGTTCCGCATCGGTTCGGCCGTCGGTGTCCAGTTCCACCCGGAAACCACTCCTACACGATTCCGGCAGTGGTGTCGACTCGAAGCTCGAAACGACGACGAGAACCAGATGCTCGCGGACAAGATCCGCGAGTTCGAAGAACGCGACAGCGAAATTGCGCAATCGACGAAGATGCTCGCAGACCACTTCCTCGCCACTGTGAACGACACGACATCACACTGA
- a CDS encoding HtaA domain-containing protein, with protein sequence MSTPSAHRRADVGFAWAVKSSFVNYIRSSHDGSIEIDDGAAITPSSEFHFELESVGADRSLGQFAFNGEVRFRAHLGFLSIDLRNPRIVMRRETAELAVEDGDGGWLHLAHLSLPEPINEGAVTMWAEAPATLSEEGAELFGGSYSAGEQLAPLTMRLPTAALAPADTGMSG encoded by the coding sequence GTGTCCACTCCTTCAGCACACCGACGTGCCGATGTTGGATTCGCCTGGGCGGTGAAGTCCAGCTTCGTCAACTACATCAGAAGCTCGCACGACGGGAGCATTGAGATCGACGATGGTGCAGCGATCACACCCTCCTCCGAATTCCATTTCGAACTGGAATCAGTAGGTGCGGACCGAAGCCTCGGTCAGTTCGCTTTCAATGGCGAAGTTCGTTTCCGCGCTCACCTGGGCTTCCTATCCATCGACCTCAGGAATCCGAGAATCGTCATGAGGCGGGAAACCGCCGAGCTGGCTGTCGAGGATGGCGACGGAGGCTGGCTTCATCTTGCTCATCTCAGCCTTCCCGAACCGATCAATGAGGGGGCAGTGACCATGTGGGCGGAGGCTCCAGCCACTCTGTCGGAAGAGGGCGCTGAGCTCTTCGGCGGTTCATACAGCGCGGGAGAGCAACTTGCGCCTCTGACCATGCGGTTGCCAACAGCCGCACTAGCTCCAGCTGACACAGGGATGAGCGGATGA
- a CDS encoding aldehyde dehydrogenase — protein sequence MTASPNISESSRPSAPAIEQRAYIAGEWVRLPAGERSLNDPNTGEVRQPVRYASRAQVERALATAAAAHDAETIDAFPWEKRIELLRQTADRIDRRQAEIAIQDSMDTGVPISTTRTISSALGDRVRSAADEAESLGQHEVLDHDGRNVVIMRKPLGPALIIAPWNAPTFTAVGKIAAAVAAGCPVILKPSENAPNGCQILVECFVEAMESMGYPLTAIQLVHGSGEVGSWLSADERIEAVSFTGGDVAGRSVAQAAAGNLAVMQMELGSNNPVIVLDDADLDVTARSIVRGMTRLNGQWCEAPGKVLVPSARHDELVEAMAAEIAALVVGHGLDTTTEVGPMAFERHYQGLQNAVERLKHLGGTVTAGADLPPLDGWFLSPGIITGCTADQAVDELFGPLVTIHPVASTDEAIRLANGPRTGLDAFVFGSDSEKALDVAARIRAGEVRVNGTFMSDLAPGSQQTFWADSGIGGHTAESGVKFFLGQRVIGVDSASAPL from the coding sequence ATGACCGCATCGCCCAACATCAGTGAATCCTCAAGACCCTCCGCTCCGGCCATCGAGCAGCGCGCTTACATCGCCGGAGAATGGGTGAGGCTGCCGGCGGGCGAACGTTCGCTGAACGATCCGAACACTGGAGAAGTTCGGCAGCCCGTTCGGTACGCCTCTCGGGCCCAGGTGGAACGTGCACTGGCAACAGCCGCCGCTGCTCATGATGCGGAAACGATCGACGCTTTCCCGTGGGAGAAGAGGATCGAGCTGCTTCGACAGACAGCCGATCGCATCGATCGACGGCAGGCCGAAATCGCGATTCAGGACTCAATGGACACTGGAGTCCCGATCTCGACAACCCGCACCATCTCGAGCGCACTCGGCGACAGAGTGCGATCCGCAGCCGATGAAGCGGAATCGCTGGGTCAGCACGAGGTCTTGGACCACGACGGCAGAAACGTCGTGATCATGCGCAAGCCGCTGGGGCCAGCACTCATCATCGCTCCATGGAATGCGCCGACATTCACCGCCGTCGGCAAAATCGCTGCTGCGGTAGCCGCCGGCTGTCCCGTGATTCTCAAGCCATCGGAAAACGCTCCGAATGGTTGCCAGATCCTCGTCGAGTGTTTCGTTGAGGCGATGGAGTCCATGGGGTATCCGCTGACTGCTATTCAATTGGTGCACGGGTCAGGTGAAGTCGGTTCGTGGTTGTCGGCTGATGAACGAATAGAAGCAGTTTCGTTCACGGGAGGGGACGTTGCCGGACGATCGGTGGCGCAAGCGGCCGCCGGCAATCTGGCCGTCATGCAGATGGAGCTCGGTTCGAACAATCCGGTGATCGTTCTCGACGATGCCGACCTGGATGTGACTGCCCGATCCATCGTGCGGGGTATGACGCGCCTCAACGGTCAGTGGTGCGAAGCTCCGGGGAAGGTCTTGGTGCCCAGCGCCAGACACGATGAGCTGGTGGAGGCGATGGCGGCGGAGATCGCTGCGCTCGTTGTCGGGCATGGGCTTGATACGACAACCGAAGTGGGGCCGATGGCCTTCGAGCGCCATTACCAAGGACTCCAGAACGCGGTGGAGCGGCTGAAGCACCTCGGCGGTACTGTGACTGCCGGGGCCGATCTCCCACCGTTGGACGGATGGTTCCTCTCGCCCGGAATCATCACTGGGTGCACGGCCGATCAAGCAGTGGACGAACTGTTCGGTCCTCTTGTGACGATTCACCCTGTCGCGTCGACAGACGAGGCGATACGCCTGGCGAATGGTCCGCGGACAGGGCTCGACGCGTTTGTCTTCGGCAGTGATTCCGAAAAGGCGCTCGACGTCGCGGCACGCATTCGAGCGGGGGAAGTGCGGGTCAACGGAACCTTTATGAGTGATTTGGCTCCGGGGTCGCAGCAGACGTTCTGGGCGGACAGCGGAATCGGAGGGCATACTGCCGAAAGCGGAGTGAAGTTCTTCCTCGGCCAGCGAGTCATCGGCGTGGACAGTGCCTCTGCACCGCTCTGA